The following are encoded in a window of Massilia sp. R2A-15 genomic DNA:
- a CDS encoding CpaF family protein translates to MTLRERLAGNDEARAPVAAVPEVANQAYQELKKSMHQMILDRIDLERLKRLTAEQFKHELSLLIQRIIEEERIVLNQSERHNLVLDIQHEMLGFGPLEPLLADPTVSDILVNTCSKVYVERRGKLELTDITFHDNGHLMKIIEKIVSRVGRRVDESSPMVDARLPDGSRVNAIIPPLAVDGPILSIRRFSATPLTVKNLLDYKSMTPPMAQVLQALGQAKINILISGGTGSGKTTLLNLLSGFIPANERIVTIEDAAELQMRQPHVVRLETRPPNIEGKGEVTQRALVRNALRMRPDRIILGEVRGPEAMDMLQAMNTGHEGSLATIHSNTPRDALSRLENMVGMAGANLTPRATRQQICSAVTVVVQVTRLSDGTRKLVSLQEITGMEGEVIAMQEIFRFEQTGVGPDGRVLGLFGATGVRPRFADRLRQFGAPVAETAFDPDRTFE, encoded by the coding sequence ATGACGCTACGTGAACGGCTGGCTGGGAACGACGAGGCGCGCGCTCCGGTCGCGGCGGTGCCCGAGGTGGCCAACCAGGCCTACCAGGAACTGAAGAAGAGCATGCACCAGATGATCCTCGACCGGATCGACCTCGAGCGGCTCAAGCGGCTGACCGCCGAGCAGTTCAAGCACGAGCTGTCGCTGCTGATCCAGCGCATCATCGAGGAAGAGCGGATCGTGCTCAACCAGAGCGAGCGGCACAATCTGGTGCTCGACATCCAGCACGAGATGCTCGGCTTCGGTCCGCTCGAGCCGCTGCTGGCCGACCCGACCGTGTCGGACATCCTGGTCAACACCTGCAGCAAGGTCTACGTGGAACGGCGCGGCAAGCTCGAGCTGACCGACATCACCTTCCACGACAACGGGCACTTGATGAAAATCATCGAGAAGATCGTCTCGCGGGTCGGCCGCCGGGTCGACGAGTCGAGCCCGATGGTCGATGCGCGCCTGCCCGACGGCTCGCGCGTGAACGCCATCATTCCGCCGCTGGCGGTGGACGGGCCGATCCTGTCGATCCGGCGGTTTTCGGCGACCCCGCTGACGGTCAAGAACCTGCTCGACTACAAGAGCATGACGCCGCCGATGGCGCAGGTGCTGCAGGCGCTCGGCCAGGCCAAGATCAACATCCTCATTTCCGGCGGCACCGGCAGCGGCAAGACCACCCTGCTCAACCTGCTGTCGGGCTTCATTCCGGCCAACGAGCGGATCGTCACGATCGAGGATGCGGCCGAGCTGCAGATGCGCCAGCCGCACGTGGTGCGGCTCGAAACGCGCCCGCCTAACATCGAAGGCAAGGGCGAGGTGACGCAGCGCGCGCTGGTGCGCAATGCGCTGCGCATGCGTCCCGACCGCATCATCCTGGGCGAGGTGCGTGGCCCCGAGGCGATGGACATGTTGCAGGCGATGAACACCGGCCACGAAGGCTCGCTGGCGACGATCCACTCGAACACGCCGCGCGACGCGCTGTCGCGGCTGGAAAACATGGTCGGCATGGCCGGCGCCAACCTGACCCCGCGCGCGACGCGCCAGCAGATCTGCTCGGCCGTGACGGTGGTGGTGCAGGTGACGCGCCTGAGCGACGGCACGCGCAAGCTGGTGAGCCTGCAGGAGATCACCGGCATGGAAGGCGAGGTCATCGCGATGCAGGAAATCTTCCGCTTCGAGCAGACCGGCGTCGGCCCCGACGGCAGGGTGCTCGGGCTGTTCGGCGCCACCGGGGTGCGCCCGCGCTTTGCCGACCGCCTGCGCCAGTTCGGCGCGCCGGTGGCCGAAACGGCATTCGATCCGGACCGTACGTTTGAATAG
- a CDS encoding type II secretion system F family protein: MDGIFYGFAVLLFAAIILMVEGAYLWWADTYGNGAQRVARRLRMMSDQHRGNGERISILKQRRYSKSDGLDELLHKLPGSAGIDGLLLQAGVKWTVAQFLAASAGLLVIGLLMTQIWPAPFLAHCVIVACCASIPMALARRARRARLQKIEAQLPETADFLARAMLAGHSFNNVLQMVGSELPEPLSGEFRIVHEEINYGVPMHEALTSLASRIPLTDLRYLVIAVLIQREAGGNLAEILGNISHIIRGRLKLLAQVRVLSAEGRMSAWVLGLLPFAVALVMMLTNPGYISMLWTDPAGVRMLWYAAVMLLVGIVWLRRLIRIRI, from the coding sequence ATGGACGGCATTTTTTACGGGTTTGCGGTGCTGCTGTTCGCGGCCATCATCCTGATGGTCGAGGGCGCGTACCTGTGGTGGGCCGATACCTACGGCAACGGCGCGCAACGTGTGGCGCGGCGCCTGCGCATGATGTCGGACCAGCATCGCGGCAACGGGGAGCGCATCTCGATCCTCAAGCAGCGCCGCTACAGCAAGTCCGACGGGCTCGACGAATTGCTGCACAAGCTGCCCGGCAGCGCGGGCATCGACGGCCTGCTGCTGCAGGCCGGGGTGAAATGGACGGTGGCGCAGTTCCTGGCGGCGTCGGCCGGCCTGCTGGTCATCGGCCTGCTGATGACGCAGATCTGGCCGGCGCCCTTCCTCGCCCATTGCGTCATCGTCGCCTGCTGTGCCAGCATCCCGATGGCGCTGGCGCGCCGCGCACGCCGCGCGCGGCTGCAAAAGATCGAGGCGCAGCTGCCCGAAACGGCCGATTTCCTGGCCCGGGCGATGCTGGCCGGGCACTCGTTCAACAACGTGCTGCAAATGGTCGGCAGCGAGCTGCCCGAGCCCCTCAGCGGCGAGTTCCGCATCGTCCACGAGGAGATCAACTATGGCGTGCCGATGCACGAGGCCTTAACCAGCCTGGCAAGCCGCATCCCGCTGACCGACCTGCGCTACCTGGTGATCGCCGTGCTGATCCAGCGCGAGGCCGGCGGCAACCTGGCCGAAATCCTCGGCAACATCAGCCACATCATCCGCGGGCGACTGAAGCTGCTGGCGCAGGTGCGCGTGCTGTCGGCCGAAGGGCGCATGTCGGCCTGGGTGCTGGGGCTGCTGCCGTTCGCGGTGGCGCTGGTGATGATGCTCACCAACCCCGGCTACATCAGCATGCTGTGGACCGACCCGGCGGGCGTGCGCATGCTCTGGTATGCCGCGGTGATGCTGCTTGTTGGCATCGTCTGGCTGCGCAGGCTGATCCGTATTCGTATCTGA
- a CDS encoding type II secretion system F family protein: MNAYQVLFLLIVFAIVCGLATLAMVFFSPRSLRERLAVFMGTAEITQLENGGWVERVAKVAQPFTRLSLPEEGWEKSALRTLFMNAGWRSPAASTLYFAAKTVLALGLPGVVALALALSHRMPGGQALLLSLFACAALGYYVPNMVLSRIARRRRRDIFENIPDAIDLLTVCVEAGLSLERALIKVAAEIHIKSLVLAQELQLVLMEMRAGFTKEKALRNFALRSGVEDVDALVAMLIQSERFGTSMGASLRVYSDNLRTKRRMMAEEKAAKIALKLMFPLIFCIFPTVLMVLIGPAAIKIVRTLMPALAGSN, from the coding sequence ATGAACGCATATCAGGTGTTGTTCCTGCTGATCGTGTTTGCCATCGTCTGCGGGCTGGCGACGCTGGCCATGGTGTTTTTTTCGCCGCGCTCGCTGCGCGAGCGGCTGGCCGTGTTCATGGGCACGGCCGAAATCACCCAGCTCGAAAATGGCGGATGGGTCGAACGGGTGGCCAAGGTCGCCCAGCCTTTTACCCGGCTCTCGCTGCCGGAGGAAGGCTGGGAGAAATCGGCGCTGCGCACCCTGTTCATGAACGCCGGCTGGCGCAGCCCGGCCGCCTCGACCTTGTATTTCGCGGCCAAGACGGTGCTGGCGCTCGGCCTGCCGGGCGTGGTGGCGCTGGCGCTGGCCTTGTCGCACCGAATGCCGGGCGGCCAGGCGCTGCTGCTGTCGCTGTTTGCCTGCGCCGCCTTGGGCTACTACGTGCCCAACATGGTGCTGTCGCGCATTGCCCGGCGGCGCCGGCGCGACATCTTCGAAAACATCCCGGACGCTATCGACCTGCTGACGGTGTGCGTCGAGGCCGGGCTGAGCCTCGAGCGCGCACTGATCAAGGTGGCCGCCGAGATCCACATCAAGAGCCTGGTGCTGGCGCAGGAACTGCAGCTGGTGCTGATGGAAATGCGCGCCGGCTTCACCAAGGAAAAGGCGCTGCGCAACTTTGCCTTGCGCAGCGGCGTGGAGGACGTCGACGCGCTGGTGGCGATGCTGATCCAGTCGGAGCGCTTCGGCACCAGCATGGGCGCCTCGCTGCGCGTGTATTCCGACAACCTGCGCACCAAGCGGCGCATGATGGCGGAAGAAAAGGCGGCGAAGATCGCGCTCAAGCTGATGTTCCCGCTGATCTTTTGCATCTTTCCCACCGTGCTGATGGTGCTGATCGGGCCGGCGGCGATCAAGATCGTGCGCACGCTGATGCCGGCACTGGCCGGAAGCAATTGA
- a CDS encoding LytR C-terminal domain-containing protein, with protein sequence MQPTLKYLSAACAGALLMACADVGQRTAPAAVQARAGVTADDAYLTGRQQQLARQHALAAQSYQVALRIDAAHVNARNGLATLHAEQGDLASAIALWRQLTADPATSGPASAYLFSNLGHAYILSGDYPQAVVALERACMLDPLSQRSWRHLGDALARMGQHERAQLVARQADALERHDFGDDHAPAKRLAGAPGDNAVGAQDTMAQTEVRQTGAGMFELRRTAAPAAIAPVGAPAAAIATVPVAAPALAEAQTAPAQVAPAAARLEIRNGNGVAGMARALAQRMDDAGVRVVRLSNHKGFNVQRTRIEYQAAFRDAATRLAERFGGAEVQQVPAGGAADLRLVIGRDLVRSQADARRVVKAALARAG encoded by the coding sequence ATGCAACCCACCTTGAAATACCTGTCGGCGGCCTGTGCCGGCGCGCTGCTGATGGCCTGCGCCGATGTCGGCCAGCGCACCGCGCCGGCCGCCGTCCAGGCGCGCGCGGGCGTGACGGCCGACGACGCCTACCTGACCGGCCGGCAACAGCAGCTGGCGCGCCAGCACGCGCTGGCGGCCCAGTCGTACCAGGTCGCGCTGCGCATCGACGCGGCGCACGTGAACGCGCGCAATGGCCTGGCGACCCTGCATGCGGAGCAGGGCGATCTGGCCAGCGCAATCGCCTTGTGGCGCCAGCTGACGGCGGACCCGGCCACGTCGGGCCCGGCTTCCGCCTACCTGTTCAGCAACCTCGGCCACGCCTACATTCTCAGCGGCGACTACCCGCAAGCGGTCGTCGCGCTCGAGCGCGCCTGCATGCTCGACCCGCTCAGCCAGCGCTCCTGGCGCCATCTGGGCGACGCCCTGGCCAGGATGGGCCAGCACGAGCGCGCGCAGCTGGTGGCGCGCCAGGCCGACGCGCTGGAGCGGCACGATTTCGGCGACGACCATGCTCCGGCGAAGCGCTTGGCCGGCGCGCCGGGCGACAACGCTGTCGGCGCGCAGGACACGATGGCGCAGACCGAAGTGCGCCAGACCGGCGCCGGCATGTTCGAGCTACGCCGCACCGCCGCCCCTGCCGCTATTGCCCCTGTGGGCGCGCCGGCGGCGGCCATCGCCACAGTGCCGGTAGCGGCGCCGGCGCTGGCGGAGGCGCAGACGGCGCCGGCCCAAGTCGCGCCCGCGGCCGCCCGGCTGGAAATTCGCAACGGCAACGGCGTGGCCGGCATGGCGCGTGCCCTGGCGCAGCGGATGGACGACGCCGGCGTGCGCGTCGTGCGCCTGTCGAACCATAAAGGCTTCAACGTCCAGCGCACGCGGATCGAATACCAGGCCGCCTTCCGCGATGCGGCGACGCGGCTGGCCGAGCGCTTCGGCGGCGCCGAGGTGCAGCAAGTCCCGGCCGGCGGCGCGGCCGACTTGCGCCTGGTGATCGGCCGCGACCTGGTGCGCAGCCAGGCCGATGCGCGGCGCGTCGTCAAGGCCGCGCTGGCGCGCGCGGGCTGA
- a CDS encoding BON domain-containing protein, which translates to MRLAHILKSSIVSVLIFALAGCAPTAKHEGTGEFVEDSVITTKVKAALAADPDVKATEVNVETFKGTVQLSGFVSSKEAIDKAATIARGVSGVKGVKNDMTVK; encoded by the coding sequence ATGCGCCTTGCCCACATCCTCAAATCCTCGATTGTCAGCGTGCTGATCTTCGCCCTGGCCGGCTGCGCGCCGACCGCCAAACACGAAGGCACGGGCGAGTTCGTTGAAGACTCCGTGATCACCACCAAGGTCAAGGCCGCGCTGGCCGCCGATCCCGACGTCAAGGCCACCGAGGTCAATGTGGAAACCTTCAAGGGCACGGTGCAGCTGAGCGGCTTCGTGTCGTCGAAAGAAGCGATCGACAAGGCTGCCACGATCGCGCGCGGCGTGTCGGGCGTGAAGGGCGTGAAGAACGACATGACGGTCAAATAA
- a CDS encoding GIN domain-containing protein codes for MNKFFGAACLAITMSATTVAALAAEQQVSETRAVDARVMKVKLGGIIDLRVKQGAAASLVISGDQRYVPKVVTTQQGDTLLIDIERNRHIHFGGNNKEQLRAELTLPNFNELVSQGVGSTEISGFSGEQIRLALDGAGAVTLASRYRNIDANLGGVGSMTLNAPDCERVDLSLRGAGRIEVNGQSKLLRAKLGGVGSLEARELRADAVDLNMTGLGSATVYAKTNANLNLNGLGSATVYGKPANRKSTASGLGSVSWE; via the coding sequence ATGAATAAATTTTTCGGCGCGGCCTGCCTGGCCATCACGATGTCGGCAACCACGGTCGCGGCGCTCGCCGCCGAGCAGCAAGTGAGCGAAACGCGCGCCGTCGATGCGCGCGTGATGAAGGTAAAGCTCGGCGGCATCATCGATCTGCGCGTCAAGCAGGGCGCGGCCGCGTCGCTGGTGATCTCGGGCGACCAGCGCTACGTGCCGAAGGTCGTGACGACCCAGCAGGGCGACACGCTGCTGATCGATATCGAGCGCAATCGCCACATCCATTTCGGCGGCAACAACAAGGAGCAGTTGCGCGCCGAACTGACGCTGCCGAACTTCAACGAACTGGTCTCGCAAGGCGTCGGTTCCACCGAGATCAGCGGCTTCTCCGGCGAGCAGATTCGCCTGGCGCTCGATGGCGCCGGCGCGGTCACCCTCGCCAGCCGCTACCGCAACATCGACGCCAACCTGGGCGGCGTCGGCAGCATGACACTCAATGCGCCGGATTGCGAGCGCGTCGACCTGAGCCTGCGCGGCGCGGGACGGATCGAAGTCAATGGCCAGAGCAAGCTGCTGCGCGCCAAGCTGGGCGGCGTGGGCAGCCTGGAAGCGCGCGAACTGCGCGCCGATGCGGTGGACCTGAACATGACGGGCCTGGGCAGCGCGACCGTGTACGCCAAGACCAACGCCAACCTGAACCTGAACGGACTGGGCTCGGCCACCGTGTACGGCAAGCCGGCCAATCGCAAGTCGACCGCGAGCGGACTGGGCAGCGTCAGCTGGGAATAA
- a CDS encoding cupin domain-containing protein, whose translation MTLQQPSIMFAASLLALGLLATTGASAQVKRTPVLTADVAAPGHQAVVVRGEIDPGASAPRHSHPGDEISYVLEGEAELLIDGEPPRMVKAGEAFVVPAGKVHGARNPGAASLRFVGVYVVEKGKPLAAPAK comes from the coding sequence ATGACATTGCAACAGCCATCCATCATGTTCGCCGCCTCTTTGCTCGCGCTCGGCCTGCTGGCGACGACGGGCGCGTCCGCCCAGGTCAAGCGCACGCCGGTACTGACGGCCGACGTCGCGGCGCCCGGCCATCAGGCTGTGGTAGTCCGCGGGGAAATCGATCCGGGCGCCAGCGCGCCGCGCCATAGCCATCCGGGCGACGAGATCAGTTATGTCCTCGAAGGGGAAGCCGAATTGCTGATCGATGGCGAGCCGCCGCGCATGGTGAAGGCTGGCGAGGCGTTCGTGGTCCCGGCGGGGAAAGTGCATGGGGCGCGCAATCCGGGCGCCGCTTCGCTGCGATTCGTCGGCGTATATGTGGTCGAGAAAGGCAAGCCGCTCGCCGCGCCGGCAAAGTGA
- a CDS encoding integrase family protein codes for MKRTNFTAERVASFKCEPGKQQTIFWDGKAPGLGLRATRTGAKSYIFETRLHGKTLRLTIGDPRTWTISKAQAEATRYKTLTDQGIDPRRVREEMRAAQISAERTAHANAKRDAVTLGDIWREYVAERAPLWSAHHLSAHHKIIQLGGEKRTRSPRLTAPGPLAQFATMRMVDITTERVEAWARAEVVARPSSARLAMRLLKACLNWCSTHPTYAAVVTTNPAKSSKARETLGKSKVKSDVLQRQQLGAWFDAVRQIGNPVISAYLQCLLLTGARREEMAKLRWVDVDFQWNSMKLSDKIEDFRMVPLTPYVSSLLGTLPRRNEWVFSSTCSESGRLAEPRIAHNEALARAGLPPLTLHGLRRSFASLCEWIETPTGISAQIQGHAPQGVREQNYIRRPLDLLRMWHIKIEAWMLEEACTAFPPLPIG; via the coding sequence ATGAAGCGCACGAACTTCACAGCAGAGCGGGTAGCAAGCTTCAAGTGCGAGCCAGGAAAACAGCAAACTATTTTTTGGGATGGTAAAGCACCCGGTCTGGGCTTACGTGCGACGCGCACAGGCGCCAAGTCATATATCTTTGAAACGCGCTTGCATGGCAAGACCCTACGCTTGACCATCGGCGACCCGCGCACGTGGACAATAAGCAAGGCGCAGGCCGAGGCGACGCGCTACAAGACGCTGACCGACCAAGGGATCGATCCGCGCCGAGTCAGAGAGGAGATGCGCGCGGCCCAGATCAGCGCGGAACGGACAGCGCATGCTAACGCAAAGCGCGATGCGGTTACGCTCGGTGATATCTGGCGTGAATACGTCGCCGAGCGCGCGCCTCTGTGGTCGGCACATCATCTCTCCGCTCACCACAAAATTATCCAGCTCGGCGGTGAGAAACGCACGCGGAGTCCTCGACTCACTGCGCCAGGGCCGCTTGCGCAATTTGCCACCATGCGAATGGTTGACATCACTACGGAGCGCGTAGAAGCATGGGCAAGGGCGGAGGTCGTTGCCCGGCCGTCGAGCGCTCGTCTGGCAATGAGACTGCTGAAGGCCTGCCTGAATTGGTGCTCCACTCACCCTACCTATGCGGCGGTCGTCACAACAAATCCGGCGAAAAGCAGTAAAGCGCGCGAAACTTTAGGAAAGTCAAAGGTCAAGAGCGACGTTCTGCAACGCCAGCAGCTTGGGGCGTGGTTCGACGCGGTGCGGCAGATTGGCAACCCGGTAATCAGCGCGTACTTGCAGTGCTTGCTTTTGACCGGCGCGCGCCGCGAGGAGATGGCAAAATTACGGTGGGTCGACGTCGATTTCCAGTGGAATAGTATGAAGCTGAGCGACAAGATCGAGGACTTCCGCATGGTTCCGTTGACGCCGTATGTCTCCTCCCTGCTGGGCACTCTTCCCCGACGCAACGAGTGGGTATTCAGCAGTACTTGTTCCGAATCGGGCCGACTTGCCGAGCCGCGCATTGCGCACAACGAGGCTTTGGCTCGGGCGGGCTTGCCGCCGCTGACGCTGCATGGATTGCGTCGGTCATTCGCCAGTTTATGCGAATGGATTGAAACCCCAACGGGTATTTCTGCGCAGATTCAAGGGCACGCCCCTCAAGGCGTGCGTGAGCAAAATTATATTCGTCGCCCGCTCGATCTGCTGCGAATGTGGCACATCAAGATCGAAGCCTGGATGCTCGAAGAGGCGTGCACGGCATTCCCGCCGCTTCCAATCGGCTAG
- a CDS encoding phage/plasmid primase, P4 family gives MKKNEVIFCSTLQEAFAHFGFTYPSRMIAPGVMVRFPTNDNANDLAGWCKVFSDGKGAAFGCNRDGTKFVWQQRDSNTPPPTKAAQQGIRAKAAKARQLAEIERDKDYAIAAEGAISILSTSGEIDPAHPYVVRKGIKPFAAFQDRNNAILLPVYDRNGAVQSVQFISADGQKRFLRHAKLKGGRLVLGAPANGAPLTLAEGWATGCSIHEATGECVVVCFSGSNLDDVAADLRRHFPDSPLQVAGDLDTHGKGLEYAQAAAAAGAPANVQLPTFADGRDRGDFNDLHLHEGLDEVRRQLSAVFDGSDRAVVPFMEPLLPSCDARDGTRDSRPLTEFGNALRLFDTNGERLRYVYDARLWVSWYGGAWHWDDGSGLRTLAAHLPPSIYGEGTEYLTDAEHFAKWARKSQESRVINAAVALLSDFAQVRLPLSSLDADPNLVGFDEARQVVDLRNGSYRAATPFDYVTKSLAVTNIGDAALAVRWMQFLDQVFEGDQEFIDWLQRFCGYLLTGSTQEHLFLFCFGHGANGKSVFVELLKHVMGDYARAIASETLSESKRQAGSATPDLAALIGARLVMCSETEDNTALAESLVKSLVSGDSMAVRQLYAAPVQFTPGFKLIMCGNHKPVVRGNDNGIWRRVRLVPFTRTFSPAERDPHLLVTLKAEAPHILAWMLEGCIAWKKNALTDTPQAILHATAEYQNDQDLIGRWLEECTVSAPDSETTKADLYRNCKAWSVDNGLRPASEITLSRRLSERGLKERKSHGTRLWLGVRLVHSQHTTTEAYLRASEGF, from the coding sequence ATGAAAAAAAATGAAGTGATTTTTTGCTCGACGTTGCAGGAGGCCTTCGCACATTTTGGGTTTACATACCCTTCCCGCATGATCGCGCCGGGCGTTATGGTTCGTTTTCCGACGAACGATAACGCTAACGATCTGGCGGGATGGTGCAAGGTCTTTTCCGATGGCAAAGGCGCGGCCTTCGGCTGCAACCGCGATGGCACGAAGTTCGTGTGGCAGCAGCGCGACAGCAATACGCCCCCGCCGACTAAAGCGGCGCAGCAGGGTATCCGTGCTAAGGCTGCGAAAGCGCGTCAGTTGGCAGAAATTGAGCGCGACAAAGATTACGCAATCGCCGCAGAGGGTGCCATTAGCATCCTGAGCACCTCGGGTGAAATCGATCCGGCGCATCCATATGTCGTCCGCAAAGGTATAAAGCCTTTCGCTGCCTTCCAAGACCGCAATAACGCCATTTTGTTGCCGGTCTATGACCGTAATGGGGCTGTTCAAAGCGTGCAGTTCATCAGTGCGGACGGTCAAAAGCGCTTCCTGCGTCACGCGAAACTCAAGGGTGGGCGGCTGGTCCTGGGAGCGCCGGCGAACGGCGCGCCCCTGACACTGGCGGAAGGTTGGGCGACCGGGTGCAGCATCCACGAAGCGACCGGAGAATGCGTCGTCGTCTGTTTTTCCGGCAGTAACCTGGATGACGTTGCCGCCGACTTGCGCCGTCATTTTCCTGATTCGCCGCTGCAAGTCGCAGGAGACTTGGACACGCATGGAAAAGGACTGGAGTACGCTCAAGCTGCCGCGGCTGCCGGCGCTCCCGCGAACGTTCAGTTGCCCACTTTCGCCGATGGTCGCGACCGTGGTGATTTTAACGACTTGCACTTGCACGAAGGACTGGACGAGGTACGCCGCCAGTTATCGGCTGTGTTCGATGGGTCCGATCGTGCGGTGGTTCCATTCATGGAGCCGCTGCTGCCGTCTTGCGATGCCCGCGATGGCACCCGCGATTCGCGTCCGCTCACCGAGTTCGGAAACGCCCTGCGCTTGTTCGATACCAACGGTGAACGCCTGCGCTATGTTTACGATGCGCGGTTGTGGGTCTCATGGTATGGAGGTGCCTGGCACTGGGACGACGGTTCGGGCTTGCGCACGCTCGCTGCCCACCTGCCGCCTTCCATCTATGGCGAGGGAACTGAATACCTGACCGACGCAGAGCATTTCGCAAAGTGGGCGCGCAAAAGCCAAGAGAGCCGCGTCATTAACGCAGCCGTTGCCTTGCTCTCCGACTTCGCGCAGGTTCGTCTTCCGCTTTCGAGCCTTGACGCTGACCCAAACCTCGTTGGTTTCGACGAAGCGCGGCAGGTAGTCGACCTCCGCAATGGCAGCTATCGCGCAGCTACGCCGTTTGACTACGTGACCAAGAGCCTGGCGGTGACGAATATTGGAGATGCCGCCTTGGCGGTTCGCTGGATGCAGTTCCTCGATCAGGTTTTCGAGGGTGATCAAGAATTCATCGACTGGTTGCAACGCTTCTGCGGATACCTGCTCACTGGCTCGACGCAGGAACACCTGTTCTTGTTTTGCTTCGGTCATGGCGCCAATGGAAAGTCCGTGTTTGTCGAACTGCTCAAGCATGTGATGGGCGACTATGCGCGTGCAATCGCTTCCGAAACACTCTCAGAGTCGAAACGCCAGGCTGGTAGCGCAACCCCGGACTTGGCCGCTTTGATCGGCGCCCGTTTGGTCATGTGTTCGGAAACTGAGGACAACACGGCCTTGGCAGAATCGCTGGTGAAGAGCCTGGTCAGCGGCGACAGCATGGCGGTACGCCAGTTGTATGCGGCTCCTGTTCAGTTCACACCTGGTTTTAAATTGATTATGTGCGGCAATCACAAGCCTGTTGTGCGCGGCAACGACAACGGCATCTGGCGGCGGGTCCGGCTGGTGCCTTTTACACGTACATTTTCACCCGCCGAGCGCGACCCACACCTGCTCGTCACGCTTAAGGCAGAAGCGCCGCACATCTTGGCGTGGATGCTGGAGGGGTGCATCGCCTGGAAAAAAAATGCTCTGACCGACACGCCGCAAGCGATCCTCCACGCGACGGCCGAGTACCAAAATGACCAGGATCTCATTGGTCGCTGGCTGGAGGAGTGCACCGTTTCCGCGCCGGATAGCGAAACGACTAAAGCCGACTTATACCGCAACTGTAAGGCCTGGAGCGTCGATAACGGATTGCGCCCAGCGAGCGAAATCACCTTGAGCCGCCGCCTGAGCGAACGTGGCCTGAAGGAGCGTAAATCCCACGGCACGCGGCTGTGGCTGGGAGTGAGGTTGGTGCATTCGCAGCACACGACTACAGAGGCGTATTTGCGCGCGTCCGAAGGTTTTTAA